Proteins from a single region of Mytilus trossulus isolate FHL-02 chromosome 2, PNRI_Mtr1.1.1.hap1, whole genome shotgun sequence:
- the LOC134707189 gene encoding growth hormone secretagogue receptor type 1-like: MVNKGMLLEELNHEEEKQYVGGVIFVSIIMIIGIIGNLHVFFVYTFRIKPSNHRIFILSLAVLDMITCIVGMPFIIVDLRNPLTFTMVSACKVLRFVNYFICISSALILTVIAIDRYRKICVPLGKQISRRIAKVLILFCLGTSMVLSWPAPVLYGHSSVNTTNPNITGVRCFTEDQFNNTKFQAYFNAVLILLVFVVFGILLVLYSLIGRVISKHTTFKVPVPVATSSDSPKHKMTDSTDNSSEDKPVFKGETVMKNIKRANLKENELIDLPMASTDSLSVIGTNHTPGILDKKKHEKSKFDRAKRTTFMFFLITAFFFISYFPHLTLQIFAFVKTGFVSNMSFSGKVLYNTFLWCFFINNTSNCFVYGFCDTRFRTEVKKIYNTLFCRKR, from the exons ATGGTGAACAAAGGCATGTTGCTAGAAGAACTGAATCACGAAGAAGAGAAGCAATATGTTGGTGgagttatatttgtttcaattattatgattattggAATAATCGGTAATTTGCACGTATTTTTCGTCTATACATTCCGAATAAAACCATCAAATCATcgaattttcattttatcattagCTGTGTTAGATATGATAACTTGTATTGTCGGTATGCCTTTCATCATTGTTGATCTGAGAAATCCGTTGACATTCACGATGGTATCAGCCTGCAAAGTCTTACGATTCGTCAACTATTTCATCTGTATATCATCAGCCTTGATCTTAACAGTCATTGCAATAGATAG ATACCGAAAGATATGTGTTCCTCTTGGTAAACAGATTTCAAGACGAATAGCCAAGGTTTTGATCTTGTTTTGTCTTGGAACATCCATGGTTCTATCCTGGCCAGCACCAGTACTGTATGGACATAGTTCCGTTAATACCACAAATCCAAACATTACAGGAGTCCGATGCTTCACTGAAGATCAATTCAATAATACCAAATTCCAAGCTTATTTCAACGcagttttaattttacttgTATTTGTGGTCTTTGGTATACTATTAGTGTTGTACAGTCTTATTGGAAGGGTTATATCTAAACATACGACATTTAAAGTTCCAGTTCCAGTTGCAACCAGTTCAGATTCTCCCAAACATAAAATGACAGATTCAACAGATAACAGTTCTGAAGACAAGCCTGTTTTTAAAGGCGAAACTGTGATGAAGAACATAAAAAGAGCCAATTTAAAGGAAAATGAATTGATAGATCTTCCCATGGCTTCAACAGATTCTTTATCGGTTATTGGAACAAATCATACACCTGGTATACTTGATaagaaaaaacatgaaaagtcTAAGTTTGACAGAGCAAAACGGACTACGTTTATGTTTTTTCTCATCACTGCATTTTTCTTCATAAGTTATTTCCCTCATTTAACTCTGCAAATCTTTGCATTTGTTAAAACAGGGTTTGTGTCTAATATGTCCTTCAGTGGGAAAGTACTTTACAATACTTTTCTTTGgtgttttttcattaataatacgtcaaattgttttgtttacggATTTTGTGACACTCGATTTAGAACAGAGGTGaagaaaatatataacacacttttttgtagaaaaagatAG
- the LOC134707188 gene encoding growth hormone secretagogue receptor type 1-like: protein MLNEVMLLEELNYEEAKQYVGGVIFVTIIMIIGLIGNLHVLFVYTFRMKPSNHRIFILSLAVLDMITCIVGMPFIIVDLRNPLTFTMVSACKVLRFVNYFICISSALILTVIAIDRYRKICVPLGRQISRRIAKVLILVCLGTSMVLSWPAPVLYGHSSINTTNPNITGVRCFTEDQFKTTKFQAYFNAVLILVVFGVFGILLVMYSLIGRVISKHTTFKSSVPGATSSDSSKTKITVSTDASSEDKPVFKGENITKNIKIANFKEKVMIELPMASTDSSSSVGTNHTHVKAKTKKHEKTKFDRAKRTTFMFFLITAFFFISYFPHLTLKILAFVKTGFVSNMSFSGKVLYNTFVWCFFINNMSNCFVYGFCDTRFRTEVKKIYNTLFCRKR from the exons ATGTTGAACGAAGTTATGTTGCTAGAAGAACTGAATTACGAAGAAGCGAAGCAATATGTTGGTGGAGTTATATTTGTTACAATAATCATGATTATTGGATTAATCGGAAACCTGCACGTGCTTTTTGTCTATACATTCCGCATGAAACCTTCAAATCATCGaatattcattttatcattaGCTGTGTTAGATATGATAACTTGTATCGTCGGTATGCCTTTCATCATTGTTGATCTGAGAAATCCGTTGACATTCACGATGGTATCAGCCTGCAAAGTCCTACGATTCGTCAACTATTTCATCTGTATATCATCAGCCTTGATCTTAACGGTCATTGCTATAGACAG ATACCGAAAGATATGTGTTCCTCTTGGTAGGCAGATTTCAAGACGAATAGCGAAAGTTTTGATCTTGGTTTGTCTTGGAACATCTATGGTTCTATCCTGGCCAGCACCAGTACTGTATGGACATAGTTCCATTAATACAACGAATCCAAACATTACAGGAGTCCGATGCTTTACTGAAGATCAATTCAAAACTACTAAATTCCAAGCATATTTCAACgcagttttaattttagttgtaTTTGGGGTATTTGGAATACTATTGGTGATGTACAGTCTTATTGGAAGGGTTATATCTAAACACACGACATTTAAAAGTTCAGTTCCAGGTGCAACAAGTTCAGATTCttctaaaactaaaataacaGTTTCAACAGATGCCAGTTCTGAAGACAAACCTGTTTTTAAAGGAGAAAATATCacgaaaaacatcaaaatagcCAATTTTAAGGAAAAAGTAATGATAGAACTTCCAATGGCTTCAACAGATTCTTCATCAAGTGTCGGCACCAATCATACACATGTTAAAGCTAAAACGAAGAAACATGAAAAGACTAAGTTTGATAGGGCAAAACGAACTACGTTTATGTTTTTTCTCATCACtgcatttttctttataagttATTTCCCTCATTTAACTCTGAAAATCTTAGCATTTGTTAAAACAGGGTTTGTGTCTAATATGTCCTTCAGTGGGAAAGTACTTTACAATACTTTCGTTTGGTgcttctttatcaataatatgtcaaattgttttgtttacggATTTTGTGACACTCGATTTAGAACAGAGGTGAAGAAAATATACAACACACTTTTTTGTAGAAAGAGATAG